Proteins encoded in a region of the Panicum hallii strain FIL2 chromosome 3, PHallii_v3.1, whole genome shotgun sequence genome:
- the LOC112887999 gene encoding autophagy-related protein 101-like isoform X1, with protein sequence MNCETCQLKELELELTEIRDVLRCILHTIFFHRTLSLVRPKDVDCDFLEITYVQCGLPELEKEVDEKIDLFIAWVEKHPNRRIQVCLSFFDEKHKHPGWFVNKTERIYWEQWFINLHVMNPKGYSKSKSSKGLTKIGGNALEETSSRRAALESSINEVLFHIINFANEKKDHIPAIPDRIFNHEIMIPSSSDSVFGWNTDTFRRVLNSGHPYSL encoded by the exons ATGAACTGCGAGACCTGTCAGCTGAAGGAGCTG GAGCTGGAACTGACGGAGATTAGGGATGTGCTGCGAT GCATTTTGCACACCATATTCTTCCACAGAACTCTCAGCCTTGTTCGCCCCAAAGATGTTGACTGTGATTTCCTTGAGATCACTTAC GTACAATGTGGTCTACCAGAACTAGAAAAGGAAGTTGATGAAAAGATAGACCTGTTCATTGCTTGGGTGGAGAAGCACCCAAATCGGAGAATCCAG GTATGCCTATCCTTCTTTGACGAGAAACACAAACACCCAGGTTGGTTTGTCAACAAAACAGAGCGCATTTATTGGGAACAATGGTTCATCAATTTGCATGTAATGAACCCAAAAGGATATAGCAAATCAAAAAGCTCCAAAGGGCTTACAAAAATTGGAG GGAATGCCTTGGAGGAGACCAGCTCAAGGCGTGCTGCATTGGAGTCGTCAATTAACGAAGTGCTATTCCATATCATAAATTTTGCCAATGAGAAAAAGGACCACATTCCTGCCATCCCTGACAGAATATTCAATCATGAGATCATGATCCCAAG CTCCTCGGATTCCGTGTTTGGATGGAACACGGACACCTTTCGCAGAGTGCTGAATAGTGGGCACCCGTACTCACTTTAG
- the LOC112887999 gene encoding autophagy-related protein 101-like isoform X2: MNCETCQLKELELELTEIRDVLRCILHTIFFHRTLSLVRPKDVDCDFLEITYVQCGLPELEKEVDEKIDLFIAWVEKHPNRRIQVCLSFFDEKHKHPGWFVNKTERIYWEQWFINLHVMNPKGYSKSKSSKGLTKIGGNALEETSSRRAALESSINEVLFHIINFANEKKDHIPAIPDRIFNHEIMIPR; encoded by the exons ATGAACTGCGAGACCTGTCAGCTGAAGGAGCTG GAGCTGGAACTGACGGAGATTAGGGATGTGCTGCGAT GCATTTTGCACACCATATTCTTCCACAGAACTCTCAGCCTTGTTCGCCCCAAAGATGTTGACTGTGATTTCCTTGAGATCACTTAC GTACAATGTGGTCTACCAGAACTAGAAAAGGAAGTTGATGAAAAGATAGACCTGTTCATTGCTTGGGTGGAGAAGCACCCAAATCGGAGAATCCAG GTATGCCTATCCTTCTTTGACGAGAAACACAAACACCCAGGTTGGTTTGTCAACAAAACAGAGCGCATTTATTGGGAACAATGGTTCATCAATTTGCATGTAATGAACCCAAAAGGATATAGCAAATCAAAAAGCTCCAAAGGGCTTACAAAAATTGGAG GGAATGCCTTGGAGGAGACCAGCTCAAGGCGTGCTGCATTGGAGTCGTCAATTAACGAAGTGCTATTCCATATCATAAATTTTGCCAATGAGAAAAAGGACCACATTCCTGCCATCCCTGACAGAATATTCAATCATGAGATCATGATCCCAAG GTGA